In Macaca thibetana thibetana isolate TM-01 chromosome 8, ASM2454274v1, whole genome shotgun sequence, one DNA window encodes the following:
- the RNF139 gene encoding E3 ubiquitin-protein ligase RNF139, with the protein MAAVGPPQQQVRMAHQQVWAALEVALRVPCLYIIDAIFNSYPDSSQSRFCIVLQIFLRLLGIFVSSIVLILSQRSLFKFYMYSSAFLLAATSVLVNYYASLHIDFYGAYNTSAFGIELLPRKGPSLWMALIVLQLTLGIGYVTLLQIHSIYSQLIILDLLVPVIGLITELPLHIRETLVFTSSLILTLNTVLVLAVKLKWFYYSTRYVYLLVRHMYRIYGLQLLMEDTWKRIRFPDILRVFWLTRVTAQATVLMYILRMANETDSFFISWDDFWDLICNLIISGCDSTLTVLGMSAVISSVAHYLGLGILAFIGSTEEDDRRLGFVAPVLFFILALQTGLSGLRPEERLIRLSRNMCLLLTAVLHFIHGMTDPVLMSLSASHVSSFRRHFPVLFVSACLFILPVLLSYVLWHHYALNTWLFAVTAFCVELCLKVIVSLTVYTLFMIDGYYNVLWEKLDDYVYYVRSTGSIIEFIFGVVMFGNGAYTMMFESGSKIRAFMMCLHAYFNIYLQAKNGWKTFMNRRTAVKKINSLPEIKGSHLQEINDVCAICYHEFTTSARITPCNHYFHALCLRKWLYIQDTCPMCHQKVYIEDDIKDNSNVSNNNGFIPPNENPEEAVREAAAESDRELNEDDSTDCDDDVQRERNGVIEHTGAAAEEFNDDTD; encoded by the coding sequence gtaTATTTGTATCCAGTATTGTTCTGATCTTGTCACAACGATCACTTTTCAAGTTTTACATGTACAGCTCAGCCTTTCTATTAGCTGCAACTTCAGTGTTGGTGAATTATTATGCTTCTTTGCACATTGACTTCTATGGTGCCTACAACACATCAGCTTTTGGAATTGAGCTGCTTCCTCGAAAAGGTCCCTCGCTGTGGATGGCACTTATCGTTCTACAGCTAACACTTGGAATTGGATACGTTACACTACTCCAGATTCATTCCATCTATTCACAATTAATTATTTTGGATCTCTTGGTTCCTGTAATAGGCTTAATCACAGAGCTACCATTACACATCAGAGAGACTTTAGTGTTTACTTCTTCCTTGATTCTCACATTAAATACAGTGCTTGTCTTGGCAGTGAAACTGAAGTGGTTTTATTATTCCACACGATATGTTTATCTTTTAGTGAGGCATATGTATCGAATTTATGGATTACAGTTGTTGATGGAGGACACATGGAAGAGGATTCGTTTCCCAGACATACTGCGAGTCTTTTGGCTAACAAGAGTTACAGCTCAGGCTACAGTGTTAATGTACATCTTAAGGATGGCAAATGAAACtgattccttctttatttcttgggATGATTTTTGGGACCTCATTTGCAATCTTATAATTAGTGGATGTGATTCTACACTAACTGTACTGGGCATGAGTGCTGTAATTTCCTCAGTAGCCCATTACTTGGGGCTTGGAATATTGGCCTTTATTGGATCAACTGAGGAAGATGACAGGCGGCTTGGCTTTGTTgcacctgttttattttttattttggctcTTCAGACTGGGTTAAGTGGGCTAAGACCAGAAGAGAGACTTATTCGCTTAAGTAGAAACATGTGCCTTTTATTAACTGCAGTCCTGCATTTCATCCATGGAATGACAGACCCTGTATTAATGTCTCTCAGTGCCTCTCATGTGTCATCTTTTCGTAGACATTTTCCTGTGCTGTTTGTCTCTGCTTGCCTGTTTATTCTTCCTGTCTTACTCAGTTATGTTCTTTGGCATCACTATGCACTAAATACATGGTTGTTTGCAGTTACAGCATTTTGTGTGGAACTGTGCTTAAAAGTAATTGTTTCTCTCACTGTTTATACGTTATTCATGATTGATGGCTACTATAATGTCCTCTGGGAAAAGCTTGATGATTATGTCTACTACGTTCGTTCAACAGGCAGTATTATTGAATTTATATTTGGAGTTGTAATGTTTGGAAATGGGGCTTACACTATGATGTTTGAGTCAGGAAGTAAAATTCGGGCTTTTATGATGTGCCTACATGCATATTTTAACATCTACTTACAAGCCAAAAATGGCTGGAAGACATTCATGAATCGTAGGACTGCTGTGAAGAAAATTAATTCACTTCCTGAAATAAAAGGGAGCCACTTACAAGAAATAAATGATGTATGTGCAATCTGCTATCATGAGTTTACAACATCTGCTCGTATTACACCATGTAATCATTATTTCCATGCACTTTGCCTTCGGAAATGGTTGTACATTCAAGATACTTGTCCAATGTGCCATCAGAAAGTATACATCGAAGATGATATCAAGGATAATTCAAATGTATCTAACAACAATGGATTTATTCCACCCAATGAAAATCCAGAGGAAGCTGTAAGAGAAGCTGCTGCTGAATCTGACAGAGAATTGAACGAAGATGACAGTACAGATTGTGATGATGAtgttcaaagagaaagaaatggagtgATTGAGCACACAGGCGCAGCAGCTGAAGAATTTAATGATGATACTGACTGA